In Colletotrichum higginsianum IMI 349063 chromosome 3, whole genome shotgun sequence, a genomic segment contains:
- a CDS encoding GDSL-like Lipase/Acylhydrolase produces the protein MGKDVPFNEVSLHQLHSLYHQYPRQASTSRRASPAIQSRTKTHNDPRSENAMKPQSLLSAAAAVLLPTLVAAAPAEPAEKAAAKPPAFFLAGDSTTAVQATGGGGWGNGFLGFLKKPAFGTNYGRNGRTTVDYVSQGHWDTVKSAVKSNTANFDVYVTIQFGHNDQKPEKNISLDQYQANLVNLAKEIKALGATPILVTPLTRRSFSSAGVVTNNLSNERERTIAAAAAGKTTYIDLNLYSRKFVQAIGETKAHSYNLKEDDNTHLNDEGSVVFGRLVADLLLEKEKKLAQWFTPNKSLSDEIWKAINSSSV, from the exons ATGGGAAAGGATGTCCCGTTCAACGAGGTCTCTCTTCACCAGCTTCACAGTCTTTACCACCAGTATCCCCGGCAAGCAAGCACTTCCCGGCGAGCATCACCCGCCATCCAAAGTCGAACCAAAACGCACAACGATCCCCGAAGCGAGAACGCGATGAAGCCTCAGTCCCTGCTctcggctgcggcggccgTCCTGCTGCCCACactcgtcgccgcggcgcccgcggagcccgccgagaaggcggccgcgAAGCCGCctgccttcttcctcgccggcgactcGACCACGGCGGTGCAGGccacgggcggcggcggctggggcaaCGGGTTCCTCGGGTTCCTCAAGAAGCCGGCGTTCGGCACCAACTACGGCCGCAACGGACGGACGACGGTGGACTACGTCAGCCAGGGCCACTGGGACACGGTCAAGAGCGCCGTCAAGTCCAACACGGCCAACTTTGACGTCTACGTGACGATCCAG TTCGGCCACAACGACCAGAAGCCGGAGAAGAACATCTCGCTCGACCAGTACCAGGCcaacctcgtcaacctcgccaAGGAGATCAAGGCGCTCGGGGCGACACCGATCCTGGTGACGCCGCTGACGCGGCGCAGCTTCAGCTCGGCGGGCGTCGTGACCAACAACCTCTCCAACGAGCGCGAGCGCACGatcgccgcggcggcggctggcaAGACGACGTACATCGACCTCAACCTCTACAGCCGCAAGTTCGTGCAGGCCATCGGCGAGACCAAGGCGCACTCGTACAACCTCAAGGAGGACGACAACACGCACCTCAACGACGAGGGCAGCGTCGTCTTCGGGCGGCTGGTGGCGGACCTGCtgctggagaaggagaagaagctggcgcAGTGGTTCACGCCCAACAAGTCTCTGAGCGACGAGATCTGGAAGGCCATCAACAGCTCGTCCGTTTAA